The sequence CTGGTCGCCGGGAACGAGACGACCCGCACCGCGATCAGCCACGCGCTGCTGGCGCTGACGGCGTTCCCGGAGCAACGGGACATCTGGCGCGACGACCTGGCTGGCGTGAGCCGGACGGCCGTCGAGGAGATCGTGCGCTGGTCGAGCCCGGTGCGTTGGATGCGCCGGACGGTCACAGCAGACGTCGACCTCGCCGGCCAGCGGCTTCAGGCTGGCGACAAGGTCCTGCTGTTCTACTCGTCCGCGAACCGCGACGAGGCGGTCTTCACCGACCCCGACCGTTTCGACGTCCGCCGCGACCCGAACCCGCACCTGGGCTTCGGCGGCGCGGGTCCGCACTTCTGCCTCGGCGCCCACCTCGCCCGCCGCGAGATCTCCGTCATCTGGCGTGAGCTGCTCACCCAGCTCCCCGACCTCCACGCCTCCGGCGACCCCGAATGGCTCGCCAGCAGCTTCATCAACGGCGTGAAGCGACTGTCAGCGGACTGGTAGGACCCCGGCCCGGGACCTGGCTGGCTTCACAGGCAGGAGGGTGTGACGGGGGTGCCGGCGAAGCGCGGCCGCCGGCCCGCCGGCACGTTGGTGCGGTCAAGGACCGGCTAGTCCGGCTGCCGGCGGCGTACTCGGCCCCGCCGGGCCGGCCCTCTCCGGGCCGGGCCTGCCGGCCGGCCGGCCGGGACGAGGGCTAGACCGTCGCGACGGGGGTGAGGGGGCTGCCGGCGGTGCCGGGGAGGCGCAGGGGTGGGGCGGTGAGCAGGAAGCTGGTGCGGTTGTGCTCGCGCAGCCAGGCGGCCAGGTCGTTGAGGTACCAGAGCTCGCCCAGCGGCACACCGAGCTTGAACAGGCACAGCTTGTGGATCGGCAGCAGCGTGTGCGGCTCGGGGCTCGCGGGCGCCCAGCCCTCGACGGCGTAGTTGTCCGCGATCAGCGCCGACATCCCGGAGTCGATGATCCACTGCAGGATCTCGTCGTCCTGGGCGTCGAGGTAGGGGTACATCGCCTGGATGCGGCTGTCGTCCGGCTTGCCGTTCCACTCCAGGATCTTGGTGGCGAACCCGGTGTGGATGAGGACCATGTCGCCGGGCCGGATGTCGACCTTGTCGGCGTCGATGATCTCGCGCAGGGTCTTCATGCTGACCGCGTGCCACTCCTCGGTCTGGCCGAGGTGATGCGCCACGTCGATCAGGACGGCGCGGCCCTGCACGCCGTGCGCCGCCATGTGCTCCATGCCGAGGTGCTTGGCGAAGCTGACGCTGCCGCTGCCGTCGCCCTTGGCGTCCTCCTTCGGCCCGATCACGTCCTCGCCGGGCCGGAAGCCGTTGTAGTACACCGGCTCGTCGACGCCGTCGCCGTCCGCGTCGAAGAGCCCGCCCTGGTGGACCAGCGCGTCCCACTGGGTCGAGTACTGGAGCCAGAGGGTCACCATGTCGTCGGACCACAGGTCGGTGAAGGAGTAGTGCAGCTTCTCCTTCGCGACGACGTTGAAGAACGTGTCCGCGTTGTGCTTGAGGTCCTCGGTGGGACGCAGGATCGGCGGGTAGCGGCGCTGGTTGAGCCCGCTGCCGCCCGGAAGGTCGAGCGGGAGGCTCAACGAGAACGCGACGCCAGCCTGGACCTCGCGGACACCCTCCAGCACCTTCTGCGAGGTGATCAGGTTGATCCGGCCGAGCTCGTCGTCGTCGCCCCAGTCACCCCAGGTCGAGTCCTCCGGACGCTGCTTCCACCGCTTCGTCACAATGCCTCCATCAAGCCCGCGTCCAGCGTCACGCCCGGGCCGGCCACCGCCGTGCCACGGCCGGCTGACTGCCTCAGCGAACGTAGCCAGCTTTGTACCGGTCGGTCAACTTCAGGCCGCGTATCCTGACCGGGCAGGACCCCAGGGGCGAGCACCAGGCGAGCACAGGCTGAACGGAGCGACGACGACGGCCATGACCGAGGTCCAGGTTCGGCGCAGCGCCAAGTGGGAGCTCAGGCGCCAGGCAATCATCGACACCTCCGCCCACGTGTTCGCCCAGCGCGGCTTCCACGCGACCAGCACGGCCGAGCTGTGCCAGGCCAACGAGATCGGCAAGGGCGCGCTCTACTACTACATCGGCTCCAAGGAGCAGCTCCTCGTCGCCATCCACGACCGGGTGATGGACGAGGTCCTGCTGTCCGCGGACCGGGTGGCGAGCACCGGTGGCACCCCGCCCGAGCGGCTCGCCCTGCTCGGCGCCGGGCTCCTCGATGTGATCCACAGCTTCCCCGACCACGTCTGGGTCTTCCTGCACGAGTTCCCGGCCCTCACCGGCGCCAACGCCGAGGTGTTCCGGCGCCGGCGCCGGGAGTACGAGCAGCGCGTCGAGCAGCTCTTCGAGGAGGGCCAGCGCTCGGGCCACTTCCGCGCGATCGACCCGCCGATGGCGGCGAAGGCGTGGCTCGGGATGCACAACTACACGTATCTGTGGATGCGCGCCGGTGGCCGGGTCGGCGTGCAGGATCTCGCCGCGCAGTACGCCGACATCTTCGTGCGGGGCATCTCGAACCCGCTGGTCGGCGGCGCGGCGGCCACGCCGTCGACCGGCGCGGCCGCCCCGGCCCAGCCTGGCCCGAAGAAGCGGGGCTACGGCGCGGCGTAGCCGCCGTCAACGACGATCGCCGACCCCGTCGTCCAGCGGGAGGCGTCGCTGGCCAGGTAGGAGTAGGCGCCGACCAGGTCGTCGGCCGAGCCGAGCCCGAGCGGGTGCTTCGA is a genomic window of Pseudofrankia inefficax containing:
- a CDS encoding cyclase family protein is translated as MTKRWKQRPEDSTWGDWGDDDELGRINLITSQKVLEGVREVQAGVAFSLSLPLDLPGGSGLNQRRYPPILRPTEDLKHNADTFFNVVAKEKLHYSFTDLWSDDMVTLWLQYSTQWDALVHQGGLFDADGDGVDEPVYYNGFRPGEDVIGPKEDAKGDGSGSVSFAKHLGMEHMAAHGVQGRAVLIDVAHHLGQTEEWHAVSMKTLREIIDADKVDIRPGDMVLIHTGFATKILEWNGKPDDSRIQAMYPYLDAQDDEILQWIIDSGMSALIADNYAVEGWAPASPEPHTLLPIHKLCLFKLGVPLGELWYLNDLAAWLREHNRTSFLLTAPPLRLPGTAGSPLTPVATV
- a CDS encoding TetR/AcrR family transcriptional regulator is translated as MTEVQVRRSAKWELRRQAIIDTSAHVFAQRGFHATSTAELCQANEIGKGALYYYIGSKEQLLVAIHDRVMDEVLLSADRVASTGGTPPERLALLGAGLLDVIHSFPDHVWVFLHEFPALTGANAEVFRRRRREYEQRVEQLFEEGQRSGHFRAIDPPMAAKAWLGMHNYTYLWMRAGGRVGVQDLAAQYADIFVRGISNPLVGGAAATPSTGAAAPAQPGPKKRGYGAA